One Bacillota bacterium genomic region harbors:
- the rpmB gene encoding 50S ribosomal protein L28: MSYRCEICGKSPHVGRQVSHSDIKTPRKWLPNVRRVKALVNGAPKRIYVCTRCLRSGKVERAH, from the coding sequence GTGTCGTACCGGTGCGAGATCTGCGGCAAGAGCCCGCATGTTGGCAGACAGGTGAGCCACTCGGACATCAAGACTCCTCGCAAGTGGCTGCCGAACGTCCGTCGCGTGAAAGCCCTCGTCAACGGCGCCCCGAAGCGCATCTATGTGTGCACTAGGTGCTTGCGCTCCGGAAAAGTGGAGCGCGCCCATTAG
- the coaD gene encoding pantetheine-phosphate adenylyltransferase: protein MQVVTAVYPGSFDPVTNGHIDVAERASRVFGKVVVAVLNNPAKDALFSVDERTEMLRETLGHLPNVEIAHFSGLLVEFARQHGARVIVRGLRALSDFEYEFQMASVNRKIGGGIETVFMMTSNEHAFLSSSMVKEVARFGGCVRGFVPDQVARRLADKFRPAT from the coding sequence ATGCAAGTAGTCACAGCGGTGTACCCGGGCAGTTTTGATCCGGTGACCAACGGTCACATCGACGTCGCGGAGCGCGCATCGAGGGTGTTTGGCAAGGTAGTGGTGGCGGTGTTGAACAACCCGGCCAAGGACGCGCTCTTCAGTGTGGATGAGCGCACCGAGATGCTGCGGGAGACCCTCGGGCATCTGCCGAACGTGGAGATAGCACATTTCTCCGGGCTCTTAGTGGAGTTCGCCCGGCAGCACGGCGCGCGCGTGATAGTTCGCGGCCTGCGCGCGCTGTCTGACTTCGAATACGAGTTTCAGATGGCCTCCGTGAACCGCAAGATCGGGGGAGGCATCGAGACCGTCTTCATGATGACGTCCAATGAGCATGCTTTCCTGAGTTCGAGCATGGTGAAGGAAGTAGCCCGCTTCGGCGGGTGCGTGAGGGGTTTCGTGCCAGATCAAGTGGCGCGCCGCCTCGCCGACAAGTTCCGTCCCGCCACGTGA
- the ylbJ gene encoding sporulation integral membrane protein YlbJ produces the protein MGGRATTRRATYLTAACAAVVTIAIIIHPDVAFEASVEGLRLWWEVVFPALLPFFIASEALMALGVVHFLGVLLEPLMRPMFDVPGVGAFAFAMGLTGGYPIGARITANLRKQDLCNRIEGERLVSFTNTADPLFMAGAVAVGMFGVPSLAPTICGAHYISAVIVGVLLRLHGGPQMRRGALDGRKENIFSRAFNELYRAREADGRTLGQLLGDTVRDSVNSMLLVGGFIIMFSVIIRVLTVARMTELLAVPLTVVLSPLGLDPALVPALVSGFFEITLGSELASKAAAPLIQRLVAANAIIAWSGLSVFAQVTTMCSGTDIRMAPYVAARVLQAAISAAVTILLMSPVGRTLAQLVVPAFVAQAPGGRVSFVTHIGVSFSAFARLLGLMIVVSLVIWSLRRIRVVTLRVKSRTTPSSSVPRRRV, from the coding sequence ATGGGCGGTCGGGCCACCACAAGGCGAGCGACGTACTTGACAGCGGCATGTGCCGCCGTCGTCACCATCGCGATAATCATCCACCCTGACGTGGCGTTTGAGGCCTCAGTGGAGGGTCTGCGACTATGGTGGGAAGTCGTCTTCCCGGCGCTGCTCCCCTTCTTCATCGCCTCGGAAGCGCTCATGGCTCTGGGAGTGGTCCATTTCCTCGGAGTGCTCCTCGAACCCCTCATGAGGCCGATGTTCGATGTCCCAGGAGTGGGCGCGTTCGCGTTCGCCATGGGTCTTACGGGAGGCTATCCGATCGGGGCACGCATTACAGCCAACCTCCGCAAGCAGGACCTGTGCAACCGGATAGAAGGGGAAAGGCTGGTGAGCTTCACGAATACCGCTGATCCCCTCTTCATGGCTGGTGCGGTGGCTGTAGGTATGTTCGGGGTGCCCTCCCTTGCTCCAACAATCTGTGGAGCTCACTACATCTCAGCCGTGATCGTAGGAGTGCTGCTCAGACTCCACGGAGGACCCCAGATGCGCCGTGGGGCGCTGGACGGACGCAAGGAGAACATATTCTCGCGGGCTTTCAATGAACTGTATCGAGCGCGGGAAGCAGACGGGAGAACCCTGGGGCAGCTTCTCGGGGACACCGTGAGAGACTCGGTGAACAGCATGCTCCTGGTTGGCGGGTTCATAATCATGTTCTCGGTGATAATCCGAGTTCTCACCGTGGCCAGGATGACGGAGCTCCTCGCAGTCCCGCTCACGGTCGTGTTGAGCCCACTCGGCCTCGACCCGGCTCTAGTGCCAGCCCTGGTGAGTGGCTTCTTCGAGATAACCCTCGGCTCGGAATTGGCAAGCAAGGCCGCGGCGCCCCTCATTCAGCGCTTGGTGGCGGCGAACGCCATAATAGCTTGGTCCGGACTGTCGGTCTTCGCTCAGGTTACCACGATGTGCAGCGGCACGGACATCCGGATGGCCCCGTACGTCGCTGCTCGCGTTCTGCAGGCGGCCATCAGCGCGGCTGTCACCATCCTGCTGATGAGCCCCGTTGGCCGCACTCTCGCCCAACTGGTCGTCCCAGCCTTCGTCGCTCAGGCGCCCGGCGGACGAGTGTCTTTCGTCACGCACATCGGCGTGTCGTTCTCCGCCTTCGCCCGACTTCTGGGCCTCATGATCGTGGTCTCTCTCGTGATTTGGTCGCTCCGACGCATACGCGTCGTCACTCTGCGGGTGAAGAGCAGGACTACCCCTTCCTCTTCAGTTCCTCGACGCCGCGTCTGA
- a CDS encoding DegV family protein produces MAKIAVVTDSTADLPPHLYRELGITVVPLFVHFGDEVYRDGVDLSSEEFYAKLASTSVLPRTSQPSPRDFAVVYEQLVSRSDGVVSIHLSSKLSGTYQSAVIAAGELKGAPVRVIDGRLASAATGLLVLEAARMAAAGAGMGEIVARVEELIGITKVFFTVDTLEYLEKNGRIGKATAFLGTLLSIRPLLWMQDGEVAPYEKVRGSRQKILARLVDAVGKHAPADKRLRVAVVHAASPDEASVVKDAVEKELACEETIVTTIGSVIGSHAGPGTIAVAFHPAS; encoded by the coding sequence GTGGCCAAGATTGCGGTAGTGACGGACTCCACCGCCGATCTTCCGCCGCACCTGTACAGGGAGTTAGGGATCACGGTCGTGCCGCTTTTCGTGCACTTCGGGGACGAGGTCTACCGCGACGGTGTGGACCTCTCGAGCGAGGAGTTCTACGCCAAACTGGCCTCGACCAGTGTCCTCCCGAGAACCTCCCAACCATCGCCGCGCGACTTCGCTGTCGTGTACGAGCAGCTCGTCTCGAGGTCGGACGGAGTCGTGTCCATCCATCTTTCGAGCAAGCTGTCAGGGACGTATCAGTCCGCGGTCATCGCCGCAGGAGAGTTGAAAGGGGCACCGGTCCGCGTGATCGACGGACGACTTGCGTCTGCCGCCACGGGCCTTCTGGTCTTGGAGGCGGCAAGGATGGCCGCGGCCGGCGCGGGAATGGGAGAGATCGTGGCGAGGGTTGAGGAGCTCATCGGGATCACGAAGGTCTTCTTCACGGTGGATACCCTCGAGTACCTTGAGAAGAACGGGCGGATAGGGAAGGCCACTGCGTTCCTCGGCACGTTGCTGTCGATACGTCCGCTTCTTTGGATGCAAGACGGAGAGGTGGCACCCTACGAGAAGGTGCGTGGCTCAAGGCAGAAGATCCTGGCGAGACTGGTCGATGCGGTGGGAAAGCATGCGCCTGCCGACAAGAGACTGAGAGTGGCGGTCGTTCACGCCGCGTCACCCGATGAAGCTTCGGTAGTGAAAGACGCGGTAGAGAAGGAGCTTGCCTGTGAGGAGACGATAGTCACGACGATTGGATCCGTGATCGGTTCGCACGCCGGGCCAGGCACCATCGCTGTCGCGTTTCATCCCGCAAGCTAG
- a CDS encoding DAK2 domain-containing protein: MGRDLLDAGDLARAIAAGTEWLGANKEFVNSLNVFPVPDGDTGTNMHLTLLSAVREAEKAGGTTLSEVADAAAMGSLMGARGNSGVILSQLLRGFAKGVEGKAQLRAQDLAQALQSAAAMAYKAVMKPVEGTMLTVAREAARSATQGVRAGLDVLALAEKVLEDARAALERTPELLPTLREAGVVDAGGQGLVFFWEGAVKALRGEMTAGRQEPLLQVARATGSSQAARQAQSEATVKESLRFRYCTEFLLKGRSLPLDRIRQELADAGDCLLVVGTSDVAKVHVHTNHPGRVLEYCLRLGDLHEIQINNMADQHDEFEAMGPPGRPVGVGGQRNGGLLETRAARAGVSVPAEARPRPEAVEKPVGIVAVAVGEGLATILRSLGADVVVEGGQTMNPSIEELANAARRVNAKSVIILPNNSNVILTADRVREFVEDKAISVVPTKTIPQGVAALVAFNAASDIAANARAMNEALSHVSTGEVTYAVRSSSVNGFSIDQNDVIGIKDGDICAAGKDRDEVAMSLASQMVTEESSLLTLYYGQDVSATEAQALGERLSDIYPHCEVEVHYGGQPLYYYIMSAE, translated from the coding sequence TTGGGGCGTGATTTGCTAGATGCTGGTGATCTTGCGCGCGCGATCGCGGCCGGCACCGAATGGCTTGGGGCGAACAAGGAATTCGTGAACTCTCTCAATGTGTTCCCGGTTCCCGACGGCGACACTGGGACGAATATGCACCTTACCTTGCTGTCCGCCGTGCGCGAGGCGGAGAAGGCGGGCGGGACGACGCTCTCGGAGGTGGCGGACGCTGCAGCCATGGGCTCCCTGATGGGGGCGCGGGGCAACTCGGGCGTGATACTCTCGCAGCTTCTCAGGGGTTTCGCGAAAGGGGTCGAGGGCAAGGCTCAACTTCGGGCTCAGGACCTCGCGCAGGCTCTGCAGAGCGCGGCTGCCATGGCCTACAAGGCCGTCATGAAGCCTGTCGAGGGGACCATGTTGACCGTGGCGCGGGAGGCAGCCCGTTCCGCGACGCAAGGCGTACGGGCAGGCCTCGACGTGCTGGCGCTTGCGGAGAAGGTGCTCGAGGACGCGCGCGCCGCGCTTGAGCGGACGCCGGAACTGCTCCCGACGTTGAGAGAGGCCGGCGTGGTCGACGCCGGGGGGCAGGGGTTGGTGTTCTTCTGGGAGGGCGCGGTGAAAGCCCTCCGGGGGGAAATGACTGCGGGCCGTCAGGAGCCCCTGCTTCAGGTCGCCCGCGCAACGGGGTCCAGTCAGGCTGCGCGGCAGGCGCAGTCAGAGGCGACGGTCAAAGAGAGCCTCAGGTTCCGCTACTGTACAGAGTTCCTCCTCAAGGGGAGGTCTCTGCCCCTCGACCGCATCCGGCAGGAGTTGGCCGACGCCGGGGATTGTCTGCTCGTGGTGGGAACGAGCGACGTCGCCAAGGTCCACGTGCACACGAACCATCCCGGTCGCGTCCTTGAGTACTGCCTGCGCCTCGGGGACCTTCACGAGATTCAGATAAACAACATGGCTGACCAACATGATGAGTTCGAGGCGATGGGCCCTCCCGGGCGTCCGGTCGGGGTCGGCGGACAGCGGAACGGCGGTCTGCTTGAGACGCGCGCGGCGCGGGCCGGGGTGAGCGTGCCCGCTGAAGCGAGACCCCGACCCGAGGCGGTCGAGAAGCCCGTGGGGATAGTCGCAGTCGCTGTGGGCGAGGGGCTGGCGACCATCCTCCGGAGCCTGGGCGCCGACGTCGTGGTCGAGGGTGGACAGACCATGAATCCTTCCATCGAAGAGCTCGCCAACGCTGCCCGACGAGTCAACGCCAAGAGCGTGATCATCCTTCCTAACAACAGCAACGTGATCCTCACTGCTGACAGGGTCAGGGAGTTTGTGGAGGACAAGGCGATTTCCGTCGTCCCAACGAAGACCATCCCCCAAGGAGTTGCAGCACTGGTCGCTTTCAACGCCGCGTCCGACATCGCCGCGAATGCGCGAGCAATGAACGAGGCTCTGAGCCATGTGAGCACCGGCGAAGTGACGTACGCGGTGCGCAGTTCGAGCGTGAACGGGTTTTCGATAGACCAGAACGACGTCATTGGAATCAAGGATGGGGACATCTGCGCGGCGGGGAAGGACCGCGATGAGGTGGCAATGAGCCTCGCGAGCCAGATGGTGACGGAGGAGAGCTCTCTGCTCACGCTCTATTACGGGCAGGACGTGAGCGCCACCGAAGCACAGGCGCTTGGGGAGCGGCTTTCCGACATCTATCCCCACTGCGAGGTAGAGGTGCACTACGGCGGGCAGCCGCTGTACTACTACATCATGTCCGCCGAGTAG
- the rsmD gene encoding 16S rRNA (guanine(966)-N(2))-methyltransferase RsmD, translating to MRVIAGKARGKRLLGAPGMRTRPMTDSVKKSIFDILAPSVTGARCLDLFAGTGSVGIEALSRGAAFVVFVECDRRMVGVIRRNLEETCLAGPARVIHADVRWAVRVLAGREEPFDIVFLDPPYGHGLAPMTLELIAKHGVVKQDGVVVARHERRQEMPYLCANVKLVRQERFGDTLVSFYRANDGGDASSHSGVPGQF from the coding sequence ATGCGCGTGATAGCGGGAAAGGCAAGAGGGAAGCGGCTTCTCGGTGCGCCCGGGATGAGAACGCGCCCGATGACGGACAGTGTGAAGAAATCCATATTTGACATCCTCGCACCTAGCGTAACTGGTGCGAGATGTCTGGATCTCTTTGCCGGGACGGGGTCGGTCGGTATCGAGGCGCTTAGCCGGGGCGCGGCGTTCGTCGTCTTCGTCGAGTGTGACCGGAGAATGGTGGGTGTAATCCGTCGGAACCTGGAGGAGACTTGCCTTGCGGGACCGGCCAGGGTGATCCACGCCGACGTGAGGTGGGCCGTGCGCGTGCTGGCGGGGAGGGAGGAACCCTTCGACATCGTCTTTCTCGATCCTCCATATGGTCACGGCCTTGCTCCCATGACCCTCGAGCTCATAGCGAAACACGGTGTGGTCAAGCAGGACGGTGTTGTAGTGGCGCGGCACGAACGTAGGCAGGAGATGCCATATCTCTGCGCGAATGTAAAATTGGTAAGGCAGGAAAGATTCGGTGACACGCTCGTGTCGTTTTACAGGGCGAACGATGGGGGTGATGCAAGTAGTCACAGCGGTGTACCCGGGCAGTTTTGA
- a CDS encoding Asp23/Gls24 family envelope stress response protein, whose amino-acid sequence MGRDVSTELGQITISDEVIALVAGMAATECYGLVGMASRNIQDGIAELLGVENLSRGVEVKLAGDEVVIDLYIIVEYGTKITEVAQNVMDKVRYVVESMTGLKVARVNITVQGVRVTHVRQDKRT is encoded by the coding sequence ATGGGCAGAGACGTCAGCACCGAGCTTGGCCAGATAACCATCTCAGACGAGGTGATCGCGCTCGTCGCGGGCATGGCCGCGACTGAGTGCTATGGCCTGGTCGGAATGGCCTCACGGAACATCCAGGACGGGATCGCGGAGCTCCTCGGCGTCGAGAACCTGAGCCGCGGCGTCGAGGTGAAGCTGGCCGGCGATGAGGTCGTCATAGACCTGTACATCATCGTCGAGTACGGCACGAAGATCACCGAGGTCGCTCAGAACGTCATGGACAAGGTTCGCTACGTGGTTGAAAGCATGACCGGCCTCAAGGTGGCGAGAGTGAACATCACTGTTCAGGGTGTGAGGGTGACGCATGTCCGACAGGATAAGCGCACGTGA
- a CDS encoding ATPase translates to MGKTKIVDLLDRLEETIETARRVPLLNRVLADRYEMLELLDQIRIALPEEVKHAEAVLAEKDRILTEAAAEAERLRASAKEHLGALVSQEEVVKAAEAEAARIIAEARAQASEIRSGADEYAAQTLLKMEESLQKTLKVVRRGVEELKRKG, encoded by the coding sequence GTGGGTAAGACCAAGATCGTGGATCTTCTGGACAGGCTGGAGGAAACGATTGAGACGGCTCGACGGGTGCCGCTCCTCAACAGGGTGTTGGCGGACAGGTATGAGATGCTGGAGCTACTGGACCAGATACGCATCGCGTTGCCGGAGGAAGTGAAGCACGCGGAGGCGGTGCTGGCGGAGAAGGACCGCATCCTCACCGAAGCCGCAGCCGAGGCGGAAAGGTTGAGGGCGTCGGCCAAGGAACATCTTGGGGCGCTGGTTTCCCAGGAGGAAGTGGTCAAGGCAGCGGAGGCCGAGGCGGCGAGGATAATAGCAGAGGCGAGGGCCCAGGCGAGCGAGATAAGGAGTGGGGCCGATGAATACGCTGCCCAGACCCTCCTGAAGATGGAAGAGAGCCTCCAGAAGACTCTGAAGGTGGTCAGACGCGGCGTCGAGGAACTGAAGAGGAAGGGGTAG